From the genome of Populus trichocarpa isolate Nisqually-1 chromosome 15, P.trichocarpa_v4.1, whole genome shotgun sequence, one region includes:
- the LOC18105834 gene encoding uncharacterized protein LOC18105834, which translates to MQARSPLITLSPSSPSFNSYSSSKLAEIAARVVLEFTSESDQPEDSNNNIFSWRVHEGEENNHPQNDSELGENDHEEEEEEDDDDFEFAVLSKPEPQFSPISADDIFYNGQIRPFYPLFNTKLLLDDQDSLPKSKTATNTQDNKKPNRLPLKKLFFEDRETFSCSSSEADDIDSAEPGTYCVWTAKKEEGSLGSCKKSSSTGSNSKRWKFKDLLHRSNSDGKDTFVFLTPNNKKSGGHKRFGSDDHDGKNNNKNINKGSTEKRKEVKGAGGLFELQQQFYVKGKEGDKRRSYLPYRPDLVGFMSNVKGVGRNIHPF; encoded by the coding sequence ATGCAAGCAAGAAGTCCTCTAATCACCCTCTCTCCAAGCTCTCCAAGCTTCAACTCTTATTCTTCAAGCAAGCTAGCAGAAATTGCAGCAAGAGTCGTCCTGGAATTCACTAGCGAATCAGACCAACCAGAGGACTCTAACAACAACATTTTCTCTTGGCGAGTGCATGAAGGGGAAGAAAACAACCACCCCCAGAACGACAGCGAATTGGGCGAAAACGACcacgaggaggaggaggaggaggatgacgACGACTTCGAGTTTGCAGTTCTAAGTAAGCCAGAACCACAATTCTCTCCAATTTCAGCTGATGATATCTTTTACAACGGCCAAATCAGACCCTTCTATCCCTTATTTAACACCAAGTTACTCTTAGACGACCAAGATTCCCTACCCAAATCCAAGACTGCAACCAACACTCAGGATAACAAGAAACCAAATAGATTACCCCTCAAGAAGCTCTTCTTCGAGGACCGTGAAAcgttttcttgttcttcatcGGAAGCTGACGATATAGACAGTGCAGAACCTGGGACTTACTGTGTGTGGACAGCAAAGAAGGAAGAGGGATCTCTAGGGAGCTGCAAGAAGAGCAGCTCTACCGGGTCTAATTCAAAGAGATGGAAGTTTAAAGACTTGCTGCACAGGAGCAATAGCGATGGTAAAGACACTTTTGTGTTCTTGACGCCTAATAACAAGAAGAGTGGCGGCCATAAGAGATTTGGTAGTGATGATCATGacggtaaaaataataataaaaatattaataaagggagtacagagaaaaggaaagaagtgaAGGGAGCCGGAGGTTTATTTGAACTTCAACAACAGTTCTATGTGAAGGGTAAAGAAGGTGATAAACGCCGGTCGTATTTGCCTTACCGGCCAGATTTGGTGGGTTTTATGTCTAACGTTAAAGGGGTGGGCAGGAATATTCATCCATTTTGA
- the LOC18105835 gene encoding probable inactive poly [ADP-ribose] polymerase SRO5 — translation MEYSPIQVRNTNEITHGFNDFTSQNTPEHSLHNPSNYQSTHSRHSQDQESAVSDSESFSSGVSYNQSPSFNDGLIRLFEGDRVHDLIKQRFVSGLGLLGKKATVVAIHRNTYSGVLEQARMQSFQIIAKAMEKKCGGDANVKFGWYGGTRDEICEIMKHGFSARMIDNSNGLYGSGIYLSPDDSPVECVKKLSVGKDGLRHMLLCRVILGKAEVVHPGSDQYHPSSDEFDSGMDNLSSPKKYIVWSARMNTHILPEYVISFSAPSSLKGYFIIPESLRKPTSPWMPFPSLISALSKFLPPTTTKLIIKYYRAHRAKKISRQELIQQVRKIVGDKLLISVIKSFRTKMLVTSSNLEQTMVQKGVNIGMNHDVRRDGMEELIMQV, via the exons ATGGAGTATTCACCGATTCAAGTCAGAAATACCAATGAAATCACACATGGGTTTAATGATTTTACTTCTCAAAACACGCCAGAACATTCTTTACATAATCCTTCAAATTACCAAAGCACTCATAGCAGACACTCACAAGATCAGGAATCAGCTGTTTCCGATAGCGAAAGTTTTAGTTCGGGAGTCAGTTATAATCAATCCCCATCATTCAATGATGGGTTGATTCGACTTTTCGAAGGAGATAGAGTTCATGATCTCATTAAGCAAAGATTcgtttcgggtttgggtttaCTTGGCAAGAAAGCAACAGTTGTTGCCATTCATAGGAATACTTACTCTGGTGTTCTGGAGCAAGCTAGAATGCAATCCTTTCAGATTATTGCGAAAGCAATGGAGAAGAAGTGTGGTGGCGATGCGAATGTCAAGTTTGGTTGGTATGGTGGTACAAGAGATGAGATATGTGAGATTATGAAGCATGGTTTCAGTGCCCGGATGATTGATAACAGCAATGGATTGTATGGATCTGGCATTTATCTTTCTCCAGATGATTCTCCTGTTGAATG tgTGAAGAAATTGAGTGTTGGTAAAGATGGTCTGCGGCATATGTTGCTTTGCCGTGTTATTCTGGGGAAGGCAGAGGTTGTTCATCCGGGTTCTGATCAGTATCATCCGAGTTCTGATGAGTTTGATTCAGGAATGGACAACTTGTCATCTCCTAAGAAGTATATTGTGTGGAGTGCCCGTATGAACACTCATATTTTGCCAGAGTATGTGATAAGTTTCAGTGCTCCTTCTAGCTTGAAAG GGTACTTTATAATTCCTGAATCTTTGAGGAAGCCAACTTCTCCTTGGATGCCATTTCCTTCTCTTATTTCTGCTCTCTCAAAGTTCTTGCCTCCCACTACTACCAAGTTGATTATCAAGTATTATAGAGCTCACAGA GCAAAGAAGATTTCTAGACAAGAACTAATACAGCAAGTGAGAAAGATTGTAGGGGACAAGCTACTGATTTCAGTCATCAAATCATTTAGAACCAAG ATGCTTGTAACATCAAGCAACTTGGAGCAAACAATGGTTCAAAAAGGAGTCAATATTGGAATGAATCATGATGTGAGGAGGGACGGCATGGAAGAATTGATTATGCAGGTATGA